Proteins from a genomic interval of Capsicum annuum cultivar UCD-10X-F1 chromosome 4, UCD10Xv1.1, whole genome shotgun sequence:
- the LOC107868271 gene encoding glucan endo-1,3-beta-glucosidase 5: protein MEHFHNIFILWTILLVTIEKGLIAEGLGVNWGTRATHPLPPDIVVKMLKENGFNKVKLFEADPGVLKALGRSGVQVMVGIPNDMLATLSANVRAAEQWVQQNVSSFISKNGVNIRYVAVGNEPFLKAYKDTFLNTTYPALENVQAALIKAGLGRQVKVTVPINADVYQTDTGVPSGGNFRSDIHGLMMKIVKFLSDNGGPLTINIYPFLSLYADPHFPIDFAFFSGTSSPVVDGTISYTNVFEANYDTLVWALEKNGFGSLPVIVGEIGWPTDGDSNANIEYARKFNQGLLDRISRGIGTPKRPTPPDIYIFGLVDEDAKSTEPGNFERHWGIFYYDGAIKYQLNLGNNQTLKPAKGVRYLARKWCVMAPDANVMDPNLPDSINYACTYADCTSLGYGSSCGGLDVKNNASYAFNMYYQTMNQQKGSCERFHNLSVITTIDPSPSSSNFGRTSSNCRFEIMIDVGRHETKVNPGTSSATKIKHYFSLLLFVLVVVIREM from the exons ATGGAACATTTTCACAACATCTTCATCTTATGGACTATTTTGTTAGTTACAATCGAAAAAGGTCTCATCGCGGAGGGTCTAGGCGTGAACTGGGGAACACGGGCAACTCATCCGCTTCCACCAGACATCGTAGTGAAGATGTTAAAAGAGAACGGATTCAATAAAGTGAAGTTGTTCGAAGCTGATCCAGGTGTGCTTAAGGCACTAGGTAGATCAGGTGTTCAAGTTATGGTTGGGATACCTAATGACATGCTAGCAACATTGTCTGCTAATGTTCGTGCTGCTGAACAATGGGTTCAACAAAatgtttcttcttttatttccaaGAATGGCGTCAATATCAG ATATGTTGCTGTGGGAAATGAACCATTTCTGAAAGCCTATAAAGACACATTCCTCAACACAACATATCCAGCACTGGAAAATGTGCAAGCAGCTCTTATCAAAGCAGGCCTAGGAAGACAAGTTAAGGTTACAGTTCCAATTAATGCAGATGTGTATCAGACAGACACTGGTGTCCCCTCTGGTGGGAACTTCAGATCAGATATTCATGGTCTAATGATGAAGATTGTTAAGTTTCTAAGTGACAATGGTGGTCCTCTTACTATTAACATCTACCCATTCCTTAGTCTCTATGCTGATCCTCATTTTCCAATCGACTTCGCTTTCTTCTCTGGGACTTCATCTCCTGTTGTTGATGGTACAATCTCGTACACTAATGTCTTTGAAGCGAATTATGATACACTCGTTTGGGCTCTGGAGAAGAATGGTTTTGGTTCACTCCCTGTAATAGTGGGAGAAATCGGTTGGCCTACTGACGGTGATTCTAATGCTAACATTGAGTATGCTAGGAAGTTCAATCAAGGTCTACTAGACCGAATTAGCCGGGGCATTGGCACACCTAAACGGCCCACGCCACCAGACATTTACATTTTCGGACTAGTAGATGAAGACGCCAAGAGCACTGAACCGGGGAATTTTGAAAGACATTGGGGCATTTTTTACTATGATGGAGCTATCAAGTATCAACTCAATTTAGGTAACAACCAAACTTTGAAACCGGCTAAAGGCGTTCGCTACTTAGCTAGGAAGTGGTGTGTCATGGCCCCTGATGCTAATGTCATGGACCCTAATTTGCCAGACAGTATCAACTATGCTTGTACTTACGCAGATTGTACTAGCCTTGGTTATGGTTCGTCGTGTGGTGGACTGGATGTTAAGAACAATGCGTCGTACGCATTTAATATGTACTATCAAACTATGAATCAACAGAAGGGTTCGTGCGAAAGGTTTCATAATTTATCAGTCATTACAACAATAGATCCATCACCTTCGTCTTCTAATTTTGGACGTACCTCATCTAATTGTCGATTTGAAATCATGATCGATGTGGGAAGGCACGAGACGAAGGTAAATCCAGGTACCTCGTCAGCTACAAAGATcaaacattatttttctcttcttttatttgtGCTAGTAGTAGTAATAAGAGAAATGTAA
- the LOC107868272 gene encoding protein PIN-LIKES 3 isoform X1 has protein sequence MNIQELFMLALIPVLKTLLIAIVGLFLALDRVSILTAEGRHHLNNLVFYVFFPALCASGLISSSAATGIFSLWFVPVSVLITFLVGSALGWILVKITRTPQHLHGLVIGCCAGGNMGNLPVIIIPAICAEKNNPFGDSSTCTTNGMGYVSLSMGIGAIGVWSYVYNIICAYGKRDDGDVSAYSRLRETKHGETSKRALDSTTRALLPSSNSKDDELVYQGPIDEAKVSVSTIIEKKVKLLVENIDLSVLFRPPTIATVVGIIVASISPIQNVMVGAGAPLRFVESSVVLLGEAAIPSMTIIMGANLLRGFKRSGVGIWLLFGIIVVRFVVLPVVGVAVITVAKNLGMVGSDPLYHFVILLQYAVPPAMAIGTITQLFEIGETECSVIMFWNYAVASVALTLWSTYFMWILS, from the exons ATGAAcattcaagaattgtttatgctGGCATTAATTCCTGTTCTGAAAACGCTGTTGATTGCAATTGTTGGCTTATTTCTTGCCTTAGATCGTGTGAGTATTTTGACTGCAGAAGGACGGCACCATTTGAACAAT CTTGTATTCTACGTCTTCTTTCCAGCACTTTGTGCTAGCGGTCTCATCAGTTCAAGTGCAGCAACCGGCATATTTTCTTT GTGGTTCGTTCCAGTGAGTGTTCTTATTACCTTTCTTGTTGGCTCAGCTCTCGGGTGGATACTTGTCAAAATCACTAGAACGCCTCAGCATTTGCACGGCCTTGTTATTGGTTGTTGCGCGGGAG GAAACATGGGAAACTTGCCAGTCATTATAATCCCAGCCATTTGTGCCGAGAAAAACAATCCGTTTGGAGATTCATCTACGTGTACGACAAATGGAATGGGTTATGTATCGCTCTCCATGGGG ATAGGAGCTATTGGTGTCTGGTCGTATGTATATAATATCATATGCGCATATGGAAAGAGGGATGACGGAGATGTCTCAGCCTATTCCAGATTAAGAGAAACTAAGCACGGTGAAACATCAAAACGAGCCTTGGATAGTACTACACGAGCACTGCTACCAAGTAGTAACTCGAAAGATGATGAACTTGTTTACCAAGGACCCATCGATGAAGCCAAG GTCTCGGTATCTACGATCAttgagaagaaggtgaagttgtTGGTGGAAAATATCGACCTGAGTGTTCTCTTCAGACCGCCTACAATTGCAACG GTTGTTGGCATTATCGTTGCTTCAATATCTCCCATCCAAAATGTCATGGTTGGTGCTGGTGCTCCACTTCGTTTCGTTGAGAGTTCCGTTGTTCTCCTAGG ggAAGCAGCAATTCCATCCATGACCATTATAATGGGTGCAAATCTTCTAAGAG GTTTCAAGAGATCAGGAGTTGGCATTTGGCTACTTTTCGGGATCATTGTTGTTCGATTCGTTGTCTTGCCTGTTGTTGGTGTTGCTGTTATCACAGTTGCAAAGAATCTAGGCATGGTGGGATCAGATCCTTTGTATCACTTTGTTATTCTGCTTCAATATGCAGTTCCACCTGCAATGGCCATAG GTACTATCACACAGTTGTTTGAAATTGGTGAGACTGAATGTTCTGTTATCATGTTTTGGAATTATGCTGTGGCATCAGTTGCTCTAACTCTTTGGTCGACATACTTCATGTGGATCTTGTCTTGA
- the LOC107868272 gene encoding protein PIN-LIKES 3 isoform X2, with translation MTYLIARFIDWNQLVFYVFFPALCASGLISSSAATGIFSLWFVPVSVLITFLVGSALGWILVKITRTPQHLHGLVIGCCAGGNMGNLPVIIIPAICAEKNNPFGDSSTCTTNGMGYVSLSMGIGAIGVWSYVYNIICAYGKRDDGDVSAYSRLRETKHGETSKRALDSTTRALLPSSNSKDDELVYQGPIDEAKVSVSTIIEKKVKLLVENIDLSVLFRPPTIATVVGIIVASISPIQNVMVGAGAPLRFVESSVVLLGEAAIPSMTIIMGANLLRGFKRSGVGIWLLFGIIVVRFVVLPVVGVAVITVAKNLGMVGSDPLYHFVILLQYAVPPAMAIGTITQLFEIGETECSVIMFWNYAVASVALTLWSTYFMWILS, from the exons AT GACATATCTCATTGCAAGATTCATCGACTGGAATCAG CTTGTATTCTACGTCTTCTTTCCAGCACTTTGTGCTAGCGGTCTCATCAGTTCAAGTGCAGCAACCGGCATATTTTCTTT GTGGTTCGTTCCAGTGAGTGTTCTTATTACCTTTCTTGTTGGCTCAGCTCTCGGGTGGATACTTGTCAAAATCACTAGAACGCCTCAGCATTTGCACGGCCTTGTTATTGGTTGTTGCGCGGGAG GAAACATGGGAAACTTGCCAGTCATTATAATCCCAGCCATTTGTGCCGAGAAAAACAATCCGTTTGGAGATTCATCTACGTGTACGACAAATGGAATGGGTTATGTATCGCTCTCCATGGGG ATAGGAGCTATTGGTGTCTGGTCGTATGTATATAATATCATATGCGCATATGGAAAGAGGGATGACGGAGATGTCTCAGCCTATTCCAGATTAAGAGAAACTAAGCACGGTGAAACATCAAAACGAGCCTTGGATAGTACTACACGAGCACTGCTACCAAGTAGTAACTCGAAAGATGATGAACTTGTTTACCAAGGACCCATCGATGAAGCCAAG GTCTCGGTATCTACGATCAttgagaagaaggtgaagttgtTGGTGGAAAATATCGACCTGAGTGTTCTCTTCAGACCGCCTACAATTGCAACG GTTGTTGGCATTATCGTTGCTTCAATATCTCCCATCCAAAATGTCATGGTTGGTGCTGGTGCTCCACTTCGTTTCGTTGAGAGTTCCGTTGTTCTCCTAGG ggAAGCAGCAATTCCATCCATGACCATTATAATGGGTGCAAATCTTCTAAGAG GTTTCAAGAGATCAGGAGTTGGCATTTGGCTACTTTTCGGGATCATTGTTGTTCGATTCGTTGTCTTGCCTGTTGTTGGTGTTGCTGTTATCACAGTTGCAAAGAATCTAGGCATGGTGGGATCAGATCCTTTGTATCACTTTGTTATTCTGCTTCAATATGCAGTTCCACCTGCAATGGCCATAG GTACTATCACACAGTTGTTTGAAATTGGTGAGACTGAATGTTCTGTTATCATGTTTTGGAATTATGCTGTGGCATCAGTTGCTCTAACTCTTTGGTCGACATACTTCATGTGGATCTTGTCTTGA